One segment of Labrus mixtus chromosome 10, fLabMix1.1, whole genome shotgun sequence DNA contains the following:
- the LOC132982210 gene encoding interferon-induced protein with tetratricopeptide repeats 1-like has product MNAAQSQTTPESLQCHFTWDLDRSRPKLLRLTHKMEDFSTEEGNRWLGHIYNLWGFIQYKLGLNEEAKSLFQKAAETLNKLRDADEGPWLVVNYGNLAWLHHHLGDLEESQAYLSKVDALMEKYPSPSQDELHPEIYAEKAWTLIYFGEDGKLVVDYYEKAARMQPDMVEWNTSYVLALVDAHKHHNTRLDPDLLEKMRQAKEQDPENLYLAALYLEQLANEGENIEDEVCELVGNVSTLCCSGSGMWALLNLYIEYVSVDDAIDLAEKVLKEHPDVRYLKRCVALCYRWKIVYKSRNYPDLEQSMMDRAVALHEELLSLYPHATLKKETDLASIYAKSRHSKAKAEQIFQKLLENEPAEPAEKQMLYNIYANHLFFNRKDHHRSVQYHMNAAAIPEKSYFRKNSMRILEKNKDREIKEFLRNLQEPRQ; this is encoded by the exons aTGAA TGCTGCTCAGAGTCAAACCACACCGGAGTCCCTGCAGTGCCACTTCACCTGGGACCTGGACCGCAGCAGGCCAAAACTGTTACGCCTCACGCACAAGATGGAGGACTTCAGCACAGAGGAGGGAAACAGATGGCTGGGCCACATTTACAACCTGTGGGGGTTCATTCAGTATAAGCTGGGGTTAAATGAAGAGGCTAAGAGTTTGTTCCAGAAGGCTGCAGAGACCCTCAACAAGCTAAGAGATGCAGATGAGGGTCCTTGGTTAGTTGTGAACTACGGGAACCTGGCCTGGCTGCACCACCACCTTGGAGATCTAGAGGAGAGTCAGGCTTACCTGTCAAAGGTTGATGCCCTGATGGAAAAATACCCATCTCCATCCCAGGACGAGCTCCATCCAGAGATCTACGCTGAAAAGGCCTGGACCCTGATATACTTTGGAGAGGATGGGAAGCTGGTTGTTGATTACTACGAGAAAGCTGCCAGGATGCAGCCGGACATGGTGGAGTGGAACACCAGCTATGTCTTAGCGTTAGTCGATGCTCATAAACACCACAACACAAGGCTGGACCCTGACCTCTTGGAGAAAATGAGACAAGCCAAGGAACAGGATCCAGAGAACTTGTACCTCGCTGCGCTCTACCTTGAGCAACTTGCtaatgaaggagaaaacattGAAGACGAAGTCTGTGAGTTGGTTGGAAATGTGAGCACTCTGTGCTGCAGTGGCAGTGGCATGTGGGCCTTACTAAACCTTTACATAGAATACGTATCAGTTGATGACGCCATTGATTTGGCAGAGAAAGTTCTGAAAGAACATCCAGATGTGCGTTATCTGAAGAGATGTGTTGCACTCTGCTACAGATGGAAGATCGTTTATAAAAGCAGAAATTACCCTGATCTAGAACAAAGCATGATGGACAGAGCAGTCGCTCTCCACGAGGAGTTGCTCTCTCTTTACCCTCATGCTACACTCAAAAAGGAAACAGATCTCGCATCTATCTATGCAAAGTCACGTCACAGCAAGGCCAAAGCTGAGCAGATATTTCAGAAACTGCTCGAAAATGAACCTGCAGAACCTGCCGAGAAACAGATGCTTTACAACATATATGCAAATCATTTATTCTTTAATCGAAAAGACCACCACAGGTCGGTACAGtatcacatgaatgcagcagcaaTACCAGAAAAATCCTACTTCCGTAAGAACAGCATGAGAATCCTGGAGaagaataaagacagagaaattAAGGAGTTTCTCAGAAACCTGCAAGAGCCAAGGCAGTAA
- the LOC132982587 gene encoding homeodomain-interacting protein kinase 2-like: MKSSGRKMCTKRNVGLSQSMQRPSAPTQNNPYNLPAKYKILEIMGEGGFGKVLRCLDTDTNNVVAVKIPRFKQCCRKEVAILQMLMTKKLDQHSIVKFHKCFSMRHGEALVFESLEMSLEDHILTNGLHTKKLPKIRTIIKQVATALNALKSIGVIHTDIKPDNIMLVDLKRPLRVKLIDFGLAIHKSMAEQGMDLQTLSFRAPEIILGLPFSEAIDMWSVGCLLFFMLFSDLLFDDTSEYDTLRFMIKLLGQPPDKVLNEGQTTHVFFKKTKSNSWKIKTPKEYWKRNIPKVLRRPMFSSIDDLKQVRMNRADAAEHEQCIELMKAMLQMDQNKRITPDEVLHHPFITQSHRCSQKKKTAIKVTRNVFPLGVIRVRPAATKNMLQLEKEDTSISKDTETPSSPDDDSKEKEKKKNCFQRFKSWFKKKFFCNRVGVIG, translated from the exons ATGAAAAGTTCTGGAAGAAAG ATGTGCACCAAAAGAAACGTGGGCCTCAGTCAGTCAATGCAAAGACCATCAGCTCCGACTCAGAATAACCCCTACAATCTGCCAGCTAAATATAAGATCCTGGAAATCATGGGAGAGGGCGGCTTCGGGAAAGTTTTAAGGTGTTTGGACACGGACACGAACAATGTGGTGGCTGTAAAAATCCCCAGATTCAAACAGTGCTGCAGAAAGGAG GTGGCCATACTACAAATGTTAATGACCAAAAAACTGGACCAGCACAGCATCGTCAAGTTCCACAAATGTTTTAGCATGAGGCATGGCGAGGCGCTCGTCTTCGAGAGTCTGGAAATGAGCCTAGAGGACCACATTCTCACCAACGGCCTCCATACTAAGAAGTTACCTAAAATTAGGACCATAATCAAACAG GTGGCCACAGCGCTTAACGCACTGAAGAGCATCGGGGTGATCCACACGGACATAAAACCGGACAACATCATGCTAGTGGACCTCAAAAGACCCTTAAGAGTCAAGCTCATAGACTTTGGCTTGGCCATACACAAATCTATGGCCGAGCAGGGCATGGATTTGCAAACCCTTTCCTTTAG GGCTCCAGAGATTATTCTGGGGCTTCCATTTTCGGAGGCCATCGACATGTGGTCTGTTGGATGCCTATTATTCTTTATGCTCTTCAGTGATCTCCTGTTTGACGACACCAGTGAATACGACACA CTGCGGTTCATGATTAAACTCCTGGGTCAGCCGCCCGACAAAGTTCTAAACGAAGGACAAAcgacacatgttttttttaagaagacaaAGTCCAACAGCTGGAAAATCAAG acgCCTAAGGAGTACTGGAAAAGGAACATTCCTAAAGTCCTCAGGAGACCCATGTTCTCATCTATAGATGATCTAAAACAG GTCAGAATGAACAGAGCTGACGCTGCAGAACACGAGCAGTGCATCGAGCTGATGAAGGCCATGCTGCAGATGGACCAGAATAAGAGGATCACACCCGATGAAGTCCTCCATCACCCCTTCATCACCCAGTCTCACCGTTGCTCCCA gaagaagaagactgcGATCAAGGTGACCAGAAACGTTTTTCCATTGGGTGTGATCCGTGTCCGACCTGCAGCAACCAAGAACATGCTGCAGCTAGAGAAAGAGGACACATCAATCAg CAAGGACACCGAGACGCCATCATCCCCAGATGACGACAgcaaggaaaaggaaaagaagaagaattgcTTCCAGCGGTTTAAATCCTGgttcaagaagaaattcttcTGCAACCGAGTCGGCGTCATAGGATAA